One part of the Marinobacterium rhizophilum genome encodes these proteins:
- a CDS encoding ABC transporter substrate-binding protein, protein MKTLKTCLSGIALSVACAGASAGEVEVLHYWTSGGEAAAVNVLKQQMEAAGHTWTDFAVAGGGGESAMTVLKSRAVSGNPPSAAQIKGLDIQEWGELGFLSSLDDVAAAGEWDSLLPAVVSDVMKYDGHYVAVPVNVHRVNWLWANPEVFRKAGAEIPTTWEQMIEVGPKLKAAGIIPLAHGGQAWQDATTFEAIALAEGADFYRKAFVEHDEATLQGETMIKVLSTFKQLRELIDADSSGRDWNVATSMVINGQAAMQIMGDWAKGEFTAAGKTPGTDYVCMPAPGTADMFTFNIDSLAMFTQSEDNRQQAQHELAKMVMEPKFQETFNLNKGSIPARQGMDRTPFDACALASMDDFTQSAEKNSLVPSMAHGMSTSSRVQGAIYDVVTNYFNSSDITAEQAAEKLARAVNASL, encoded by the coding sequence ATGAAGACTCTGAAGACCTGCCTTAGCGGTATTGCCCTCTCTGTTGCCTGCGCGGGTGCCTCTGCGGGCGAAGTGGAAGTCTTGCACTACTGGACCTCCGGTGGTGAAGCTGCGGCTGTCAATGTGTTGAAGCAGCAAATGGAAGCGGCCGGCCATACCTGGACTGACTTTGCCGTCGCCGGCGGTGGTGGCGAGTCCGCCATGACCGTACTCAAATCCCGAGCCGTATCCGGCAATCCGCCGTCCGCCGCTCAGATCAAGGGGCTGGATATCCAGGAATGGGGCGAGCTGGGGTTCCTGAGCTCCCTGGACGATGTTGCCGCCGCCGGTGAATGGGATTCGCTGCTGCCCGCTGTGGTCAGCGATGTGATGAAGTACGACGGCCACTATGTTGCCGTTCCGGTCAACGTCCACCGTGTCAACTGGCTCTGGGCCAACCCCGAAGTCTTCAGGAAGGCCGGCGCCGAGATCCCTACTACCTGGGAACAGATGATCGAAGTCGGCCCCAAGCTCAAGGCTGCCGGCATCATTCCACTGGCCCACGGCGGCCAGGCCTGGCAGGACGCCACGACCTTTGAAGCCATCGCTCTGGCAGAGGGTGCAGACTTTTACCGCAAGGCCTTCGTGGAACATGACGAAGCCACCTTGCAGGGCGAGACCATGATCAAGGTGCTGTCGACCTTCAAGCAGTTGCGTGAGCTTATCGATGCCGACTCAAGCGGCCGGGACTGGAACGTGGCCACATCCATGGTGATTAACGGCCAGGCGGCCATGCAGATTATGGGTGACTGGGCCAAGGGTGAATTCACCGCCGCCGGCAAGACTCCGGGCACTGACTATGTCTGCATGCCAGCACCGGGTACCGCGGACATGTTCACCTTCAACATCGACAGCCTGGCCATGTTCACGCAGTCCGAAGACAACCGTCAGCAGGCGCAGCATGAACTGGCCAAGATGGTGATGGAGCCCAAGTTCCAGGAAACCTTCAACCTGAACAAGGGCTCGATTCCGGCGCGTCAGGGGATGGATCGTACACCATTCGATGCCTGTGCACTGGCATCCATGGACGACTTTACCCAGAGTGCCGAGAAGAACTCGCTGGTGCCGAGCATGGCCCACGGCATGTCCACCAGCTCCCGCGTACAGGGTGCCATCTATGATGTGGTGACCAACTACTTCAACTCCAGTGATATCACCGCCGAGCAGGCCGCCGAGAAACTGGCCCGCGCTGTCAACGCCAGTCTGTGA
- a CDS encoding MurR/RpiR family transcriptional regulator: MSTNSVNLLEQIRQRLDSLNKSEHKVATVILRDPQTATRLSITALAQASGVSEPTVNRFCRGFDNRGYPDFKIQLAQSLAVGMPYVTRSVEQDDSTEDYTDKIFSSTIAALDAARQGFEPALITRAVDYLSQAKQVSFFGLGASGPVAMDAQHKFFRLNIPVMAYDDVLMQRMVAAGANTGDVVVLISYTGRTRELVDIARLARESGATVIGITSEGSQLAAECTLLLSVPSHEDTDIYMPMISRIIQLTLLDVLATGVTLRRGVDFQRYLKKIKDSLVPTRYPQD; encoded by the coding sequence ATGAGCACGAACAGTGTTAACCTTCTCGAGCAGATTCGCCAGCGCCTCGACAGCCTTAACAAGTCTGAACACAAGGTGGCAACGGTGATTCTGCGTGACCCCCAAACAGCCACCCGGCTGAGCATCACGGCGCTGGCCCAGGCTTCGGGAGTCAGTGAACCTACGGTCAATCGGTTCTGTCGGGGGTTCGACAATCGAGGTTACCCGGATTTCAAGATCCAGCTGGCCCAGAGTCTGGCGGTGGGCATGCCGTACGTCACCCGCAGTGTAGAGCAGGATGACTCGACCGAAGACTATACCGACAAGATTTTCTCCTCGACCATAGCCGCACTGGACGCCGCACGGCAGGGCTTCGAGCCTGCGCTGATCACCCGGGCGGTGGATTACCTCAGCCAGGCCAAGCAGGTGTCCTTTTTCGGCCTAGGGGCGTCCGGCCCCGTGGCGATGGATGCACAGCACAAGTTTTTTCGGCTCAATATCCCGGTGATGGCCTACGATGACGTACTGATGCAGCGCATGGTGGCGGCCGGTGCCAATACCGGCGATGTGGTGGTACTTATTTCCTATACGGGCCGCACCCGGGAGCTGGTGGATATTGCCCGCCTGGCCCGCGAGAGTGGCGCAACGGTGATTGGCATTACCAGCGAAGGCTCCCAGCTGGCAGCCGAGTGTACGCTGCTGCTGTCGGTTCCCAGTCATGAAGACACCGACATCTATATGCCAATGATCTCCCGCATCATTCAACTGACCCTGCTGGATGTACTGGCGACCGGGGTGACCCTGCGCCGCGGGGTGGATTTCCAGCGCTATCTGAAGAAGATCAAGGACAGCCTGGTGCCCACGCGGTATCCGCAGGATTAG
- a CDS encoding carbohydrate ABC transporter permease — protein MNPKTLSLPETGTVRPVTLRLQDRLAAQLPKLVLAPTVIVTLVAVYGYMIWTGLLSLTSSRILPVWKFIGTEQYGKLLENDRWGVAVENLIIFGGLFILICLVLGVLMAILLDQKIRAEGALRTIYLYPMAISFIVTGTAWKWLLNPGLGLQKTLRDWGFEGFTFDWLVNPDRVVYCLVIAAVWQSSGFVMALFLAGLRGADQEMIKAAQLDGASMPMIYRRIILPSLKPVFFSAFVILSHIAIKSFDLVAALTGGGPGYASDLPATFMYQHAFTRGQMGLGAASAMLMLGGVLAILVPYLYSELRSKKNG, from the coding sequence ATGAATCCCAAAACCCTCTCGCTGCCCGAAACCGGGACGGTGCGACCTGTCACGCTGCGGCTACAGGACAGGCTGGCTGCCCAACTGCCCAAGCTCGTGCTGGCGCCAACCGTTATCGTCACCCTGGTGGCCGTGTACGGCTACATGATCTGGACAGGCCTGCTGTCCCTCACCAGCTCGCGCATTCTGCCGGTGTGGAAGTTCATCGGCACCGAGCAGTACGGCAAGTTGCTGGAAAATGACCGCTGGGGTGTCGCGGTCGAAAACCTGATTATTTTTGGTGGTCTCTTTATCCTGATCTGCCTGGTGCTGGGTGTGCTGATGGCCATCCTGCTGGACCAGAAGATACGGGCCGAAGGCGCACTGCGTACCATTTACCTCTACCCCATGGCGATCTCGTTTATCGTCACCGGTACTGCCTGGAAGTGGCTGCTGAACCCGGGCCTCGGGTTGCAGAAAACCCTGCGTGACTGGGGCTTTGAGGGCTTTACTTTCGACTGGCTGGTCAATCCGGACAGGGTTGTTTACTGCCTGGTGATCGCAGCAGTCTGGCAGTCGTCCGGTTTCGTGATGGCGCTCTTTCTGGCCGGGCTTCGCGGTGCGGACCAGGAAATGATCAAGGCCGCTCAGCTCGATGGCGCCAGCATGCCCATGATCTACCGTCGTATTATCCTGCCGAGCCTGAAGCCGGTGTTCTTCAGTGCCTTCGTGATCCTGTCGCATATCGCGATCAAGAGCTTTGACCTGGTGGCGGCGCTCACCGGTGGCGGGCCGGGCTATGCGTCGGACCTGCCGGCGACCTTCATGTACCAGCACGCCTTTACCCGTGGCCAGATGGGCCTGGGCGCGGCCAGTGCCATGCTGATGCTCGGCGGTGTGCTCGCCATCCTGGTGCCCTATCTGTATTCGGAACTCAGGAGCAAGAAAAATGGTTAA
- a CDS encoding carbohydrate ABC transporter permease — MVKPQQTLNQQLLRYGLYAILALAALVYLLPLWVMLLTSLKDVEEIRTGTLLSLPASINFDAWGKAWSGACTGSTCEGIAPFFGNSFQIVIPAVLISTLVGSLNGYVLSLWKFRGSEILFGAMLVGCFIPFQVILLPMARMLATLGLANTTTGLVAVHVTYGIAFTTLFFRNFYVGLPKELIAAARLDGAGFFFIFRRVVLPLSTPIIVVCVIWQFTQIWNDFLFGVVFSGADTQPVTVALNNLVNTSFGGKEYNVDMAAALMAALPTLLVYVLAGKYFVRGLTAGAVKG; from the coding sequence ATGGTTAAGCCTCAGCAGACTCTGAATCAGCAACTGCTGCGTTACGGTCTCTACGCGATACTGGCGCTGGCAGCACTTGTCTACCTGTTGCCTCTGTGGGTGATGTTGCTGACGTCTCTCAAGGACGTGGAAGAAATTCGCACGGGTACCTTGCTGTCACTGCCCGCCAGTATCAACTTCGACGCCTGGGGCAAGGCCTGGAGTGGCGCCTGTACCGGCAGTACCTGCGAGGGCATAGCGCCCTTTTTTGGCAACTCGTTCCAGATCGTCATACCGGCGGTGCTGATCTCAACCCTGGTGGGTTCGCTTAACGGCTATGTGTTGTCGTTGTGGAAATTTCGCGGCAGCGAGATTCTGTTCGGGGCCATGCTGGTAGGCTGCTTCATCCCGTTCCAGGTGATTCTGCTGCCCATGGCGCGCATGCTGGCAACCCTGGGGCTGGCCAACACCACCACGGGACTGGTCGCAGTACATGTTACTTACGGTATCGCCTTTACTACTTTGTTTTTCCGAAACTTTTATGTCGGGCTTCCGAAAGAACTCATTGCCGCGGCGCGGCTCGACGGTGCCGGTTTCTTCTTCATCTTCCGCCGCGTGGTGCTGCCACTGTCGACGCCCATTATCGTTGTCTGCGTGATCTGGCAGTTCACCCAGATCTGGAACGACTTCCTGTTCGGTGTGGTGTTCTCCGGTGCTGATACGCAGCCGGTGACCGTGGCGCTGAACAACCTGGTCAACACCAGTTTTGGCGGCAAGGAATATAACGTCGATATGGCGGCGGCCCTGATGGCGGCGCTGCCGACCCTGCTGGTGTACGTGCTGGCAGGCAAATACTTTGTACGCGGTCTGACCGCCGGTGCCGTAAAAGGCTGA
- the zwf gene encoding glucose-6-phosphate dehydrogenase gives MSITDTPCDILFFGALGDLTQRKLLPALYQLDRAGLLPAETRIIGLARGSEPAASEATSEENLRRFVSEQDLDTKTVAAFLAKLQFLNFDFGAAQGYNSLKSLLDEKTGRARVFYYSTAASIYGMISKNLHASGCLDSDCRVVLEKPIGHSLASSHQVNADVAEYFAESQIYRIDHYLGKETVQNLIALRFANNLFGTQWNQNHISHVEITVAEKVGIEGRWGYFDKYGQLRDMVQNHLLQLLCLVAMDPPSDLTADAIRDEKVKVLRNLRPITDDIRDSHVIRGQYTAGEVEGKAVPGYLEEPDANTRSNTESFVAIKAEVRNWRWAGVPFYLRTGKRLPEKLSQITIHFKQQPHYIFDPEQRALAENLLTIKLQPDEGISLHIATKDQGLGKGMQLRQAPLQVSFAKAFDMDRVPDAYERLLLEVVQGNQYLFVRRDEIEHAWTWCDQILANWSDKGDPLPYAAGSWGPEAAYSMMNDDGRKWHEQK, from the coding sequence ATGTCAATCACCGACACTCCCTGCGACATCCTCTTCTTTGGCGCCCTGGGGGACCTGACCCAGCGCAAGCTGCTGCCTGCCCTCTATCAGCTCGACCGCGCCGGGTTGCTGCCGGCCGAAACCCGCATCATCGGACTGGCCCGCGGCTCGGAGCCTGCGGCCAGCGAAGCCACCAGCGAAGAAAACCTGCGTCGCTTTGTATCCGAGCAGGATCTGGATACCAAGACGGTTGCAGCCTTCCTCGCCAAGCTGCAGTTTCTCAACTTCGATTTTGGTGCGGCGCAAGGCTATAACAGCCTTAAAAGCCTGCTGGATGAAAAGACCGGCCGCGCCCGGGTGTTTTACTACTCCACCGCCGCCTCCATCTACGGCATGATCAGCAAGAACCTGCATGCCAGCGGCTGCCTGGACAGCGACTGTCGCGTCGTACTGGAAAAGCCCATCGGCCACAGCCTTGCGTCTTCGCACCAGGTCAATGCCGATGTCGCCGAATATTTTGCCGAATCCCAGATCTATCGTATCGACCATTACCTGGGCAAGGAAACCGTGCAGAACCTGATTGCGCTGCGCTTTGCCAACAACCTGTTCGGCACCCAGTGGAATCAGAATCACATTTCCCATGTCGAAATCACGGTAGCCGAGAAGGTCGGCATCGAAGGCCGCTGGGGCTATTTCGACAAGTACGGCCAGCTGCGGGACATGGTGCAAAACCACCTGCTGCAGCTGTTGTGCCTCGTGGCGATGGACCCCCCCTCTGACCTGACCGCCGACGCCATCCGCGATGAAAAAGTGAAGGTGCTGCGCAACCTGCGCCCCATCACCGACGATATCCGCGATAGCCACGTTATTCGCGGCCAGTACACCGCAGGTGAGGTGGAAGGCAAGGCGGTGCCCGGCTACCTTGAGGAACCGGACGCCAATACCCGCAGCAACACCGAATCCTTCGTGGCCATCAAGGCCGAAGTGCGCAACTGGCGCTGGGCCGGCGTACCCTTCTACCTGCGTACCGGCAAGCGCCTGCCGGAAAAGCTTTCGCAGATCACCATACACTTCAAGCAGCAGCCCCATTACATCTTCGATCCCGAGCAGCGCGCTCTGGCGGAAAACCTGCTGACGATCAAACTGCAGCCGGATGAGGGCATTTCACTGCACATTGCCACCAAGGACCAGGGGCTGGGCAAGGGCATGCAGCTGCGCCAGGCACCCCTGCAGGTCAGCTTTGCCAAGGCCTTCGACATGGACCGTGTGCCCGACGCCTACGAGCGCCTGCTGCTGGAAGTTGTCCAGGGCAATCAGTACCTGTTCGTACGCCGCGATGAAATTGAGCACGCCTGGACCTGGTGCGACCAGATACTGGCAAACTGGAGCGACAAGGGCGATCCACTGCCCTATGCCGCCGGCAGCTGGGGCCCGGAAGCGGCCTATTCCATGATGAACGACGAT
- a CDS encoding ATP-binding protein, translated as MRALAKALRHWPRSLSSRILLVLGMGVLLAQLVSSAIWLTQWRADTARNVQEMSRHMAFRVAATVQFFTELPVAYRHLILDQLRDMGGTRFFVTLNHEYIRINDLPDSALKLQVVQQFRDVLQRQLGVKDGLEIAFSRPADLHVIKNDILLHDLPERWGGQSLLLGSREAPILVIQIPMASDQWLYLATLMPDPDFLEASTPLSRERLLSLLVSLGVMLLFGAWIVRSLTRPLRRLAQAAESFGQGEARALPETGSRELETTARAFNAMQLRIQRYLDDRERLFASISHDLKTPITRLRLRAELLEDETERDAFCHDLEDLDMLVKGALQSVKDTDIHENRVEVDLHRMLCYLRDGAALAGKVVTLSGEQRAPFFGKPLALRRCLGNLVDNALYYGGSADIRIQDGDEGLQISVTDRGPGIPSAQLERVFSPYTRLSSSLSAHPGMGLGLSIARNIARAHGGDIVLSNRAGGGLEALLVLPR; from the coding sequence ATGAGAGCTCTGGCAAAAGCGCTGCGGCACTGGCCCCGTTCGTTGTCCAGTCGCATCCTGCTGGTATTGGGCATGGGCGTTCTGCTTGCCCAGCTGGTGTCCAGCGCCATCTGGCTGACGCAGTGGCGGGCCGACACTGCACGAAACGTGCAGGAAATGTCGCGTCATATGGCCTTTAGAGTCGCGGCAACGGTGCAGTTTTTTACCGAGTTGCCCGTGGCCTATCGTCACCTGATTCTTGATCAGTTGCGGGATATGGGCGGCACACGCTTTTTCGTGACCCTTAACCACGAGTACATTCGGATCAATGATCTGCCGGATTCAGCGCTCAAGCTTCAGGTGGTGCAGCAGTTCCGCGATGTGCTGCAGCGCCAGCTCGGGGTCAAAGATGGCCTCGAAATTGCTTTTTCCCGCCCGGCCGACCTGCACGTCATCAAGAACGATATTCTGCTGCACGACCTGCCCGAACGCTGGGGTGGCCAAAGCCTGTTGCTGGGTTCGCGCGAGGCGCCCATTCTGGTGATTCAGATTCCCATGGCCTCCGATCAGTGGCTTTACCTGGCTACCCTGATGCCGGATCCGGACTTTCTCGAGGCGAGCACACCACTGTCGCGGGAGCGACTGCTGTCGCTGCTGGTGTCCCTGGGTGTCATGCTGCTGTTCGGGGCCTGGATCGTGCGCTCGCTCACCCGGCCGCTGAGGCGCCTGGCGCAGGCAGCCGAGAGCTTTGGCCAGGGGGAAGCCCGAGCGCTGCCGGAGACCGGCAGTCGGGAGCTTGAGACCACGGCGCGGGCCTTCAATGCGATGCAGCTGCGCATTCAACGCTACCTGGATGATCGTGAGCGGCTGTTTGCGTCGATTTCCCATGACCTGAAAACACCCATCACGCGGCTGCGGCTGCGTGCCGAACTGCTGGAGGATGAAACCGAGCGTGATGCGTTCTGTCATGACCTCGAAGATCTCGACATGCTGGTCAAGGGCGCACTGCAAAGCGTGAAGGACACGGATATCCATGAAAACAGGGTGGAAGTGGACCTGCATCGCATGCTCTGTTACCTGCGTGACGGTGCGGCCCTGGCCGGCAAAGTCGTTACACTCAGTGGCGAGCAGAGGGCGCCTTTTTTCGGCAAGCCGCTGGCGCTGCGCCGCTGCCTGGGCAACCTGGTGGACAATGCGCTCTATTACGGCGGCTCTGCCGATATCCGCATCCAGGATGGCGATGAAGGGTTGCAGATTTCGGTGACTGACCGCGGTCCGGGGATTCCCAGTGCCCAGCTCGAGCGCGTATTCAGCCCCTACACCCGGCTGTCCAGCAGTCTGTCTGCCCACCCGGGCATGGGGCTGGGCCTGTCGATCGCCCGCAATATTGCCCGCGCCCACGGTGGCGATATCGTCTTGAGCAACCGCGCAGGGGGTGGTCTGGAGGCGCTACTTGTCTTGCCGCGCTAG
- a CDS encoding response regulator, producing the protein MTTQNKPIYVVDDDAQIRSLLRSYLERNQFAVKTAADGESLLRELRNGVPAALVVLDIMLPGDDGFEICRKLRTFSRVPVIMLTASSDEMDRIVGLEIGADDYLAKPFNPRELLARIKAILRRSDAQPGEAVAAVSERYLRFAGFELDSTTRALCTLDGEALVLSGAEYDLLRLLLDHAGEVLSRDLIAEQTRGRDNLPMDRFIDVQISRLRQRLHDDARSPRLIKTVRGQGYVLAADVVASNASVRP; encoded by the coding sequence ATGACAACCCAGAACAAACCGATCTATGTGGTGGATGACGACGCCCAGATTCGCTCGCTGCTGCGCAGCTATCTTGAGCGTAACCAGTTTGCGGTGAAAACCGCCGCCGATGGCGAGAGCCTGTTGCGGGAGTTGCGCAACGGCGTACCGGCGGCGCTGGTGGTGCTGGATATCATGCTGCCGGGGGATGACGGTTTCGAAATCTGCCGCAAGCTGCGCACCTTTTCCCGGGTGCCGGTTATCATGCTGACCGCCAGTTCCGACGAAATGGACCGTATTGTCGGACTGGAAATCGGCGCCGATGACTATCTTGCCAAACCCTTCAATCCGCGCGAGCTGCTGGCGCGGATCAAGGCCATACTGCGGCGCAGCGATGCCCAGCCCGGGGAGGCTGTCGCTGCGGTATCGGAGCGCTATCTGCGCTTTGCCGGGTTTGAGCTTGACTCAACCACCCGTGCGCTCTGCACCCTGGATGGCGAGGCGCTGGTGCTGTCCGGGGCGGAGTACGACCTGCTGCGCCTCCTACTGGATCACGCCGGCGAAGTTCTGAGTCGCGACCTTATTGCAGAACAGACCCGCGGCCGCGACAACCTGCCGATGGACCGTTTTATCGATGTGCAGATCAGCCGCCTGCGACAGCGCTTGCACGATGATGCCCGCTCGCCCCGGCTGATCAAGACGGTACGCGGGCAAGGGTACGTTCTGGCAGCAGACGTGGTGGCCAGTAACGCGTCGGTGCGCCCGTAA